The following proteins are co-located in the Malus sylvestris chromosome 13, drMalSylv7.2, whole genome shotgun sequence genome:
- the LOC126595057 gene encoding phosphate transporter PHO1 homolog 3-like, which yields MKFGKEFSAQMVPEWKDAYMDYDYLKSLLKEIQVCKQRNNPDPQAAASPRSYGLKRRLTLYRAFSGLTKSRHSQQPASPSSTSDIESQAILVNSVNENGSESYQTMFLMAAEEGGVQELEYFKRLDDDFNKVDKFYRSKVDEVMKEAAVLNKQMDALIAFRIKVENPQRTFDWSGEMTRLASDVATSTAALAAATPRSARASRRVLAMDAIEESGLNSSGDEEKEDKRSGDVEMKVKKPESLRGTRPTPLDILDQVTMNHMAETPRSTIKGFLNVAPHTELKFSRANLSKVEQQLRRAFIEFYQKLRLLKSYGFLNTLAFSKIMKKYDKVASRDASKSYMNMVDNSYLGSSDEITKLMERVETTFIKHFSNSNRRKGMAVLRPKPRVERHRTTFALGCFAGCTAALILALVLIIRARNIMDNPERSKYMENMFPLYSLFGFIVLHMLMYAGNIYFWRRFRVNYSFIFGFKQGTELGYREVLLLSSGLAMLALASVLANLDMEMDPKTNDYKALTELLPLFLLLLVIVILLCPFNIIYRSSRYFFLVCVFHCICAPLYKVTLPDFFLADQLTSQVQAFRSLPFYICYYGGGDYKVRKTTCRSDDVFKIFTFIVACVPYWSRLLQCIRRLVEEKDPMQGYNGLKYFFTIVAVSMRIAYTHNKDVNWKILAGIFSIVAAIYGTYWDLVVDWGLLQRRSKNRWLRDKLLVPYKSVYFIAMVLNVLLRFAWLQTVLNFSVSFMHTQTMISVVASLEIIRRGIWSFFRLENEHLNNVGKYRAFKSVPLPFNYDEDECKDE from the exons ATGAAGTTCGGGAAGGAATTTTCTGCACAAATGGTGCCGGAATGGAAAGACGCATACATGGATTACGACTATCTAAAATCCCTCTTAAAAGAAATCCAAGTCTGCAAGCAAAGAAACAACCCCGACCCACAGGCCGCCGCCTCGCCCCGCAGCTACGGCCTAAAGCGCAGACTCACGTTGTACAGAGCCTTCAGCGGTCTGACAAAAAGTAGGCACTCCCAGCAGCCCGCCAGCCCGTCTTCCACCTCCGACATTGAGAGCCAGGCCATTCTTGTCAATTCCGTCAACGAAAACGGCTCTGAGAGCTACCAGACGATGTTTCTGATGGCGGCGGAGGAAGGCGGAGTTCAGGAGCTGGAGTACTTCAAGAGGCTTGACGACGATTTCAATAAAGTGGACAAGTTTTATAGGTCGAAGGTTGACGAGGTGATGAAGGAAGCTGCGGTTCTTAACAAGCAAATGGACGCTTTGATTGCGTTTCGGATCAAAGTGGAGAACCCTCAGAGAACGTTTGATTGGTCAGGGGAGATGACTCGCCTTGCTTCCGATGTTGCCACGTCTACAGCTGCATTGGCTGCAGCCACCCCACGCAGTGCCAGAGCAAGCA GGCGGGTACTGGCTATGGATGCGATTGAAGAGAGCGGATTAAACAGTTCGGGTGAcgaagaaaaagaagacaaaaggAGTGGAGACGTTGAGATGAAGGTGAAGAAGCCGGAGAGCTTGAGAGGCACTAGGCCTACGCCACTGGATATACTGGACCAGGTGACAATGAATCACATGGCTGAGACGCCGCGTTCCACCATCAAAGGCTTCCTCAACGTGGCTCCACATACGGAGCTCAAGTTCAGCAGGGCTAATCTCAGCAAAGTTGAACAACAGCTCAGGCGCGCTTTCATTGAATTTTACCAGAAACTTCGGCTTCTGAAGAGCTACGG ATTTTTGAATACGTTGGCTTTCTCAAAGATCATGAAGAAATACGATAAGGTGGCTTCAAGAGATGCATCAAAATCTTACATGAACATGGTGGATAACTCGTACCTTGGCAGCTCCGACGAG ATTACCAAGCTTATGGAAAGGGTTGAAACTACGTTCATCAAGCATTTCTCGAACTCCAATCGCCGAAAAGGAATGGCGGTCTTGAGACCAAAACCGAGGGTAGAAAGACATCGGACAACATTCGCTCTGG GTTGCTTTGCTGGCTGCACAGCTGCCCTCATATTAGCCCTTGTATTGATCATTCGTGCTCGAAATATTATGGATAATCCGGAGAGAAGTAAATACATGGAAAACATGTTTCCTCTATACAG CTTGTTCGGATTCATAGTTCTCCACATGCTTATGTATGCCGGAAATATATACTTTTGGCGGCGGTTCAGAGTCAATTACTCTTTCATATTCGGTTTCAAGCAAGGAACCGAGTTGGGATACAGAGAGGTCCTCCTTCTGAGTTCTGGTCTGGCAATGTTAGCACTAGCCTCTGTGCTCGCAAATCTTGACATGGAGATGGACCCGAAAACCAATGATTACAAAGCGCTAACCGAGCTTCTCCCACTCTTCTTGCTCCTG CTTGTGATTGTGATATTATTATGCCCCTTCAACATCATATATCGCTCGAGTCGCTACTTCTTCCTGGTTTGTGTGTTCCACTGCATCTGTGCTCCTCTCTATAAG GTCACACTCCCGGATTTCTTCTTGGCAGATCAGTTAACTAGCCAGGTGCAAGCCTTTAGAAGTCTGCCATTCTACATTTGCTATTATGGCGGGGGAGACTACAAAGTCAGAAAAACAACTTGCAGATCAGATGACGTCTTCAAAATTTTTACTTTCATCGTGGCGTGCGTTCCATATTGGTCCCGCCTCCTTCAGTGCATCCGCCGTTTGGTTGAAGAGAAAGATCCAATGCAAGGTTACAATGGACTGAAATATTTCTTCACCATCGTAGCTGTCAGCATGAGAATAGCCTACACTCATAACAAAGACGTGAACTGGAAAATTCTTGCTGGGATTTTCTCAATTGTTGCAGCTATCTATGGAACATACTGGGATCTTGTCGTGGACTGGGGACTTCTGCAACGCCGCTCCAAGAATCGATGGTTGAGAGACAAACTCTTGGTCCCTTACAAAAGCGTATACTTCATAGCCATG GTGTTGAATGTGCTGCTGAGATTTGCCTGGCTGCAGACAGTTTTGAATTTCAGTGTCTCCTTCATGCATACACAGACAATGATCTCGGTTGTGGCGAGCTTGGAGATAATTCGTCGAGGGATATGGAGTTTTTTCCGGTTGGAGAACGAGCATCTCAACAATGTCGGAAAGTACAGAGCATTCAAGTCAGTGCCACTGCCCTTCAACTATGATGAAGACGAATGCAAAGATGAGTAG